A genomic window from Pseudomonas argentinensis includes:
- a CDS encoding MarR family winged helix-turn-helix transcriptional regulator: MDTSTQPNQGGDGLPESWLDTLVGYALRRAQLKVFQHLVGNLAEHDLRPAQFTAMVIIDNEPGLMQADLARQLAIEPPQLVPLLNKLESRGLAQRVRGVQDKRAYGVFLTKAGIALLGQLKAIAVASDEAATAALDEDERAQLLRLLHKVNR, translated from the coding sequence ATGGACACCTCGACCCAGCCCAACCAGGGGGGCGATGGGTTGCCTGAAAGCTGGCTGGACACCCTGGTGGGCTACGCGCTGCGCCGTGCCCAGCTGAAAGTGTTTCAGCACCTGGTCGGCAACCTGGCCGAGCACGACCTGCGCCCGGCGCAATTCACCGCCATGGTGATCATCGACAACGAGCCGGGGCTAATGCAGGCCGACCTGGCGCGCCAGCTGGCCATCGAGCCACCGCAACTGGTGCCACTGCTCAACAAGCTGGAAAGCCGCGGCCTGGCCCAGCGCGTACGTGGCGTGCAGGACAAGCGGGCCTATGGCGTGTTTCTCACCAAGGCCGGCATCGCCCTGCTCGGCCAGCTCAAGGCCATCGCTGTGGCCAGCGACGAAGCGGCCACCGCCGCCTTGGACGAAGATGAGCGTGCGCAGTTGTTGCGGTTGTTGCATAAGGTCAATCGGTAA
- the rmf gene encoding ribosome modulation factor, whose protein sequence is MSHRDNTQHWSLESLTKAYQQGYMAGLAGHPSDTLPFADSMPAAAWEAGWVDGEGQRKLSAEKLSRAPDTKKRA, encoded by the coding sequence ATGAGCCACCGCGACAACACGCAACACTGGAGCCTGGAAAGCCTCACCAAGGCCTACCAGCAAGGCTATATGGCAGGGCTGGCCGGGCACCCCTCCGACACCCTGCCCTTTGCTGACAGCATGCCCGCTGCCGCCTGGGAAGCCGGCTGGGTCGATGGCGAAGGCCAGCGCAAGCTCAGCGCGGAAAAGCTCAGCCGCGCGCCTGACACCAAGAAGCGCGCCTGA
- the gshA gene encoding glutamate--cysteine ligase, producing MSDLFSRRLALLGEHANLSLLSQCLHGIERECLRVDESGRLALSGHPAALGSALTNGQITTDYSESLLEFITATAVDPGETLAELERIHRFVYSKLDGEYLWSPSMPGPLPEEEVIPIARYGSSHIGQLKYVYRKGLALRYGKTMQCIAGIHYNFSLPEPLWALLQQAEGDKRSARDYQSSRYIALIRNFRRYSWLLMYLFGASPALDKNFMRGRPHQLQELDADTLYLPYATSLRMSDLGYQSEAQAGLTPCYNDLASYTDSLRQAVGTPYPPYVNIGTKKDGEWLQLNTNVLQIENEYYSNIRPKRVTYSGERPIQALMARGVQYVEARCLDINPFLPMGIDLAESRFLDAFLLYCALQDSPQLSNGECGNCSDNFLKVVKDGRRPGLHLQRHGAPVVLQTWAHELLDGIEAITELLDRSQGTDVHGAALLAQRAKVDDASLTPSAQVLTELQKGESFAAFSLRQSKRHAEHFRSQPLNAEQQAEFEQAARQSLQEQAELEAHEEGDFDSFAAAYQASILSLAV from the coding sequence TTGAGCGACCTGTTCTCCCGCCGTCTGGCCCTGCTCGGCGAGCATGCCAACCTGTCCCTGCTCTCCCAGTGCCTGCACGGCATCGAGCGCGAATGTCTGCGCGTCGATGAAAGTGGCCGACTGGCCCTGAGCGGGCACCCGGCCGCGCTGGGTTCGGCGCTGACCAATGGGCAGATCACCACGGACTATTCCGAATCCCTGCTCGAGTTCATCACCGCCACGGCGGTGGACCCGGGCGAGACCCTGGCCGAACTCGAGCGCATCCACCGCTTCGTGTACAGCAAGCTCGACGGCGAGTACCTGTGGAGCCCGTCGATGCCGGGCCCGCTGCCTGAAGAGGAGGTCATTCCGATCGCCCGTTACGGCAGCTCGCACATCGGCCAGCTCAAGTACGTGTACCGCAAGGGCCTGGCTCTGCGTTACGGCAAGACCATGCAGTGCATCGCCGGCATCCACTATAACTTCTCCCTGCCGGAGCCGCTGTGGGCCCTGCTGCAGCAGGCCGAAGGCGACAAGCGCAGCGCCCGCGACTATCAGTCGTCGCGCTACATCGCGCTGATCCGCAACTTCCGCCGCTACAGCTGGCTGCTGATGTACCTGTTCGGCGCTTCGCCGGCGCTGGACAAGAACTTCATGCGTGGCCGCCCGCACCAGCTCCAGGAGCTGGACGCCGACACCCTGTACCTGCCCTACGCCACCAGTCTGCGCATGAGCGACCTGGGGTACCAGAGCGAAGCCCAGGCCGGACTGACGCCCTGCTACAACGACCTGGCCAGCTACACCGACAGCCTGCGCCAAGCAGTCGGCACGCCCTACCCGCCCTACGTGAACATCGGCACCAAGAAAGACGGCGAATGGCTGCAGCTCAACACCAACGTGCTGCAGATCGAAAACGAGTACTACTCCAACATCCGCCCGAAGCGCGTGACCTATAGCGGCGAGCGGCCGATCCAGGCACTGATGGCCCGTGGCGTGCAGTACGTCGAGGCGCGCTGCCTGGACATCAACCCCTTCCTGCCGATGGGCATCGACCTCGCCGAGTCGCGCTTCCTTGACGCCTTCCTGCTCTACTGCGCCCTGCAGGATAGCCCGCAACTGAGCAACGGCGAATGCGGCAACTGTTCGGACAACTTCCTCAAGGTGGTCAAGGACGGTCGTCGCCCCGGCCTGCACCTGCAGCGCCATGGCGCGCCAGTGGTCCTGCAGACCTGGGCCCACGAGCTGCTCGACGGCATCGAGGCGATTACCGAGCTGCTCGACCGCAGCCAGGGTACAGACGTCCACGGCGCGGCCCTGCTTGCCCAACGCGCCAAGGTCGACGACGCCAGCCTGACGCCGTCGGCCCAGGTACTCACCGAGCTGCAGAAAGGCGAAAGCTTTGCGGCATTCTCCCTGCGCCAGAGCAAGCGCCACGCCGAGCACTTCCGCAGCCAGCCATTGAACGCCGAGCAGCAGGCCGAATTCGAGCAGGCCGCCCGGCAGTCATTGCAGGAACAGGCCGAACTCGAAGCCCACGAGGAAGGCGATTTCGACAGTTTCGCCGCCGCCTACCAGGCCAGCATCCTCTCCCTGGCCGTGTGA
- a CDS encoding PaaI family thioesterase, with protein MSQPADEIGKSSAFGRLLGLKIVKAEAGEAIIALSMHDGLRNLHGKLHGGALFSLIDTAMGQASHSLTDGEPSSVTLECKVNYIRGVTEGDLSCRAWVIHAGRRTQVIEAEVHQHDKLVAKAQATFACL; from the coding sequence ATGAGCCAACCCGCGGACGAGATCGGCAAGAGCAGCGCCTTCGGGCGCCTGCTCGGCCTCAAGATCGTCAAGGCCGAGGCCGGCGAGGCGATCATCGCCCTGAGCATGCACGACGGCCTGCGCAACCTGCACGGCAAGCTGCACGGCGGCGCGCTGTTCTCGCTGATCGACACCGCCATGGGCCAGGCCAGCCACAGCCTGACCGATGGCGAGCCGAGCAGCGTGACCCTGGAGTGCAAGGTCAACTACATCCGTGGCGTCACAGAAGGCGACCTGAGCTGCCGCGCCTGGGTCATCCACGCCGGCCGCCGCACCCAGGTGATCGAAGCCGAAGTGCACCAGCACGACAAGCTGGTGGCCAAGGCCCAGGCCACCTTCGCCTGCCTCTAA
- a CDS encoding Tex family protein has product MLSINNRIAEELGVRPQQVAAAVALLDEGSTVPFIARYRKEVTGSLDDTQLRNLEERLRYLRELDDRRASILASIEEQGKLTPELSREINLADTKTRLEDLYLPYKQKRRTKGQIALEAGLGELADALFNDPSLTPESEAARFIDAEKGFADTKAVLEGAKYILMERFAEDASLLSSLRSFLKDNATLSARVVAGKENEGAKFRDYFEHDEKLKGAPSHRALAIFRGRNEGILTASLKVGEELPGTLHPCEGMIAERFGIANQGRAADRWLAEVVRWTWKVKLYTHLETDLLGELREGAEDEAISVFARNLHDLLLAAPAGPRATLGLDPGLRTGCKVAVVDATGKLLDTATVYPHAPRNDWDGTLNVLAKLCAKHGVDLIAIGNGTASRETDKLAIELIKKYPGLKMTKIMVSEAGASVYSASELAAREFPDLDVSLRGAVSIARRLQDPLAELVKIDPKSIGVGQYQHDVSQLKLARSLDAVVEDCVNAVGVDVNTASSALLARISGLNATLAQNIVAHRDAHGAFKTRDALKKVPRLGDKTFEQAAGFLRVMNGDNPLDASAVHPETYPLVQRIAADTGRDIRSLIGDTGFLKRLDPKKFTDETFGQVTVGDILSELEKPGRDPRPEFKTAEFQEGVETLKDLELGMILEGVVTNVTNFGAFVDIGVHQDGLVHISALSEKFIKDPHEAVKAGDVVKVKVMEVDIPRNRIALSMRMSDTPGEKVEGPRGGARQGGGKGGQAPRSERHSGQDKPAPANAAMASLFANAKQLRK; this is encoded by the coding sequence ATGCTCAGCATCAACAACCGTATCGCCGAAGAACTGGGCGTGCGCCCCCAACAGGTCGCCGCCGCCGTCGCCCTGCTCGACGAAGGCTCCACCGTGCCGTTCATCGCCCGTTACCGCAAGGAAGTCACCGGCAGCCTCGACGATACCCAGCTGCGCAACCTGGAAGAGCGCCTGCGCTACCTGCGTGAACTCGACGATCGCCGCGCCAGCATCCTGGCCAGCATCGAGGAACAGGGCAAGCTGACCCCCGAGCTGAGCCGCGAAATCAACCTCGCCGATACCAAGACCCGCCTCGAAGACCTGTATCTGCCCTACAAGCAGAAGCGCCGCACCAAGGGCCAGATCGCCCTGGAAGCGGGCCTTGGCGAGCTGGCCGACGCGCTGTTCAATGATCCGAGCCTGACGCCGGAGAGCGAAGCGGCGCGCTTTATCGATGCCGAGAAAGGCTTCGCCGATACCAAGGCAGTGCTCGAAGGCGCCAAGTACATCCTCATGGAGCGCTTCGCCGAGGACGCCAGCCTGCTCAGCAGCCTGCGCAGCTTCCTCAAGGACAATGCCACCCTGAGCGCCCGGGTGGTCGCCGGCAAGGAAAACGAAGGCGCCAAGTTCCGCGACTACTTCGAGCATGACGAGAAGCTCAAGGGCGCACCGTCGCACCGTGCCCTGGCGATCTTCCGGGGCCGCAACGAGGGCATCCTCACTGCCAGCCTCAAGGTCGGTGAGGAGCTACCCGGCACCCTGCACCCGTGCGAGGGCATGATCGCCGAGCGCTTCGGCATCGCCAACCAGGGCCGCGCCGCCGACAGATGGCTGGCCGAAGTGGTGCGCTGGACCTGGAAGGTCAAGCTCTATACCCACCTGGAAACCGACCTGCTCGGCGAGCTGCGCGAAGGCGCGGAAGACGAGGCGATCAGCGTATTCGCCCGCAACCTGCACGACCTGCTGCTCGCCGCGCCGGCCGGCCCGCGCGCGACCCTGGGCCTCGACCCAGGCCTACGCACCGGCTGCAAGGTGGCGGTGGTCGACGCCACCGGCAAGCTGCTCGATACCGCCACCGTCTACCCGCACGCCCCGCGCAACGACTGGGACGGCACCCTCAACGTGCTGGCCAAGCTGTGCGCCAAGCACGGCGTCGACCTGATCGCCATCGGCAACGGCACCGCCAGCCGCGAGACCGACAAGCTGGCCATCGAGCTGATCAAGAAGTACCCGGGCCTGAAGATGACCAAGATCATGGTCAGCGAAGCCGGCGCCTCGGTGTACTCGGCCTCGGAACTGGCGGCCAGGGAATTCCCTGACCTCGACGTGTCGCTGCGCGGCGCGGTAAGCATCGCCCGTCGCCTGCAGGACCCGCTGGCCGAACTGGTGAAGATCGACCCGAAATCCATCGGCGTGGGCCAGTACCAGCACGATGTGTCCCAGCTCAAGCTGGCGCGCAGCCTGGACGCCGTGGTGGAAGACTGCGTGAACGCCGTGGGCGTGGACGTCAACACCGCCTCCAGCGCCCTGCTCGCGCGTATTTCCGGCCTCAACGCGACCCTGGCGCAGAACATCGTCGCCCACCGCGACGCCCACGGCGCCTTCAAGACCCGTGATGCCCTGAAGAAGGTTCCGCGCCTGGGCGACAAGACCTTCGAGCAGGCCGCCGGCTTCCTGCGCGTGATGAATGGCGACAACCCGCTGGATGCCTCCGCGGTGCACCCGGAAACCTACCCCCTGGTACAGCGCATCGCCGCCGACACCGGCCGCGACATCCGCTCGCTGATCGGCGACACGGGCTTCCTCAAACGCCTGGATCCGAAGAAATTCACCGACGAAACCTTCGGCCAGGTGACCGTCGGCGACATTCTCAGCGAGTTGGAAAAACCCGGCCGCGACCCGCGACCCGAGTTCAAGACCGCCGAGTTCCAGGAAGGCGTGGAAACCCTCAAGGACCTCGAGTTGGGGATGATCCTCGAAGGCGTGGTGACCAACGTGACCAACTTCGGCGCCTTCGTCGATATCGGCGTGCACCAGGACGGCCTGGTGCATATCTCGGCGCTGTCCGAGAAATTCATCAAGGACCCGCACGAGGCGGTCAAGGCCGGCGACGTGGTCAAGGTCAAGGTCATGGAAGTGGACATCCCACGCAACCGCATCGCCCTGTCGATGCGCATGAGCGACACCCCGGGCGAGAAGGTCGAAGGCCCTCGTGGTGGCGCCCGACAGGGTGGCGGCAAGGGTGGCCAGGCGCCGCGCAGCGAGCGTCACTCCGGCCAGGACAAACCGGCTCCGGCCAACGCCGCCATGGCTTCGCTGTTCGCCAACGCCAAACAGCTGAGGAAGTAA
- the ompR gene encoding two-component system response regulator OmpR, translated as MSSTAVQPVEGEKILIVDDDARLRRLLERFFDEQGYRVRAVENVEQMDRLLSRELFNLVVLDLMLPGEDGMSACRRLRAANNQVPIIMLTAKGDEGSRIQGLEIGADDYLAKPFNPRELLARIKAVLRRQAPVVPGAPGSEDESVTFGEYELSLATRELKKGDEVHMLTTGEFAVLKALVQHAREPLTRDKLMNLARGREWDALERSIDVQISRLRRLIEPDPSKPRYIQTVWGVGYVFVPDGNK; from the coding sequence ATGAGCAGCACTGCAGTACAACCGGTCGAAGGCGAGAAGATCCTGATTGTCGATGACGACGCCCGCCTGCGTCGTCTGCTCGAACGGTTCTTCGACGAGCAGGGCTATCGCGTGCGAGCAGTGGAGAACGTCGAGCAGATGGACCGCCTGCTGTCGCGCGAACTGTTCAACCTGGTGGTGCTCGACCTGATGCTGCCCGGCGAGGATGGCATGAGTGCCTGCCGTCGCCTGCGCGCCGCCAACAACCAGGTGCCGATCATCATGCTGACCGCCAAGGGCGACGAGGGCAGCCGCATCCAGGGTCTGGAAATCGGCGCCGACGACTACCTGGCCAAGCCCTTCAACCCCCGCGAACTGCTGGCCCGTATCAAGGCCGTGCTGCGCCGCCAGGCGCCGGTGGTGCCGGGCGCCCCGGGCAGCGAGGACGAGAGCGTCACCTTTGGTGAGTACGAGCTGTCCCTGGCCACCCGCGAGCTGAAGAAGGGCGACGAGGTGCACATGCTCACCACCGGTGAGTTCGCGGTACTCAAGGCGCTGGTGCAGCACGCCCGCGAGCCGCTGACCCGCGACAAGCTGATGAACCTGGCCCGTGGCCGGGAGTGGGATGCCCTGGAGCGCTCCATCGACGTGCAGATCTCCCGCCTGCGCCGGCTGATCGAGCCGGATCCGTCCAAGCCGCGCTATATCCAGACCGTCTGGGGCGTGGGGTATGTGTTCGTGCCGGATGGCAACAAGTAA
- a CDS encoding ATP-binding protein encodes MKAPLWFPQSFFSRTLWLVLIVVLFSKALTLVYLMMNEDVLVDRQYSHGAALTLRAYWAANPEDRGNIAEAAGLKRVTRAEVPASEEHWPYSEIFQRQMQSELGPETETRVRAKSPPALWVHAPTLGEDWVRVPLYPHPLRGQRIWSVLGWFLGIGLLSTAAAWIFVRQLSAPLKRLVIAARQFGQGRSVRLPVGDTPSEMAEVYRAFNQMAEDVEQAGRERELMLAGVSHDLRTPLTRLRLSLEFLDHDSELTDDMVRDIEDMDAILDQFLAFIRDGRDEPVEELVLPELIREVVAPYNQKSEQVRLFLEAVPAFPLRRVSIKRLIVNLIENALRYGGSPVEIVLSVAADHSAPYVVLSVMDRGAGIDPSELSSIVNPFIRGDSARGGKGAGLGLAIVKRIASLHGGSVELRNRTGGGLEARICLPLGLLLPRDAA; translated from the coding sequence ATGAAAGCTCCACTCTGGTTTCCGCAAAGCTTCTTCTCGCGCACCCTCTGGCTGGTGCTGATCGTCGTGCTGTTCTCCAAGGCGCTGACCCTCGTCTACCTGATGATGAACGAGGACGTACTGGTGGACCGTCAGTACAGCCACGGCGCCGCACTGACCTTGCGCGCCTACTGGGCGGCGAACCCCGAGGACCGCGGCAATATCGCCGAGGCTGCCGGTCTCAAGCGGGTGACCCGTGCCGAAGTGCCGGCCAGCGAGGAGCACTGGCCCTATAGCGAGATCTTCCAGCGGCAGATGCAGTCCGAGCTGGGACCGGAAACCGAAACCCGGGTCCGCGCCAAGAGCCCGCCAGCCCTCTGGGTCCATGCGCCGACCCTTGGCGAGGACTGGGTTCGCGTGCCGCTCTACCCGCACCCGTTGCGTGGCCAGCGGATCTGGAGCGTGCTGGGCTGGTTCCTGGGCATCGGCCTGTTGTCCACGGCAGCGGCATGGATCTTCGTGCGCCAGCTCAGCGCGCCGCTCAAACGCCTGGTGATCGCCGCCCGCCAGTTCGGCCAGGGCCGCAGCGTGCGGCTACCGGTCGGTGACACGCCGAGCGAAATGGCCGAGGTGTACCGCGCGTTCAACCAGATGGCCGAGGACGTCGAGCAGGCCGGGCGTGAGCGTGAGCTGATGCTGGCCGGGGTGTCCCATGACTTGCGTACGCCGCTTACCCGATTGCGGCTGTCGCTGGAGTTTCTCGACCATGATTCGGAGCTGACCGACGACATGGTGCGCGACATCGAGGACATGGACGCCATCCTCGACCAGTTCCTGGCCTTTATCCGCGACGGTCGCGACGAGCCCGTCGAGGAGCTGGTGCTGCCCGAGCTGATTCGCGAGGTGGTCGCCCCCTACAACCAGAAGAGCGAACAGGTGCGCCTGTTCCTCGAAGCGGTGCCGGCCTTTCCGCTGCGTCGGGTGTCGATCAAGCGGCTGATCGTCAACCTCATCGAGAACGCCCTGCGCTATGGCGGCAGCCCGGTGGAGATCGTCCTGTCGGTGGCCGCTGACCACAGTGCGCCCTACGTGGTGCTCAGCGTGATGGACCGAGGCGCCGGTATCGACCCGAGCGAGCTGAGCAGTATCGTCAACCCTTTCATCCGTGGCGACAGCGCTCGCGGTGGCAAGGGCGCCGGCCTGGGCCTGGCCATCGTCAAGCGCATCGCCTCGCTGCATGGCGGCAGCGTGGAGCTGCGCAACCGTACCGGCGGAGGCCTGGAAGCCCGTATCTGCCTGCCTCTGGGCTTGCTGCTGCCACGCGACGCGGCCTGA